A window of Cellulomonas fimi contains these coding sequences:
- a CDS encoding PHP domain-containing protein, which produces MRIDLHTHSSASDGTDAPADLVAAAADAGLDVVALTDHDTTAGWDEAADAAARHGVRLVRGTEVSARSAGISVHVLSYLQDPDVPALRDELERSRRSRVHRAEAMVELLAADVPITWQDVLDHSADAVVVGRPHIADALVARGVVPDRSAAFAHLLRSDGPYHVPHYAPSAVRAVRAIRAAGGVPVFAHPGADARGRVVPDEVFDELAAAGLAGLEIHHRDHSPAQVERLTAIAERLGLLVTGSSDYHGDGKVNRLGENLTEPHVLAAIVEQGRLPVLGG; this is translated from the coding sequence ATGCGCATCGACCTGCACACCCACTCGTCGGCGTCCGACGGCACGGACGCGCCCGCGGACCTCGTCGCGGCGGCGGCGGACGCGGGGCTCGACGTGGTGGCCCTCACCGACCACGACACGACCGCCGGGTGGGACGAGGCGGCCGACGCGGCGGCCCGGCACGGCGTGCGCCTGGTGCGCGGCACCGAGGTCTCCGCGCGGTCGGCGGGCATCAGCGTGCACGTGCTGTCCTACCTGCAGGACCCGGACGTCCCGGCGCTGCGCGACGAGCTCGAGCGCTCCCGGCGCTCGCGCGTGCACCGTGCGGAGGCGATGGTCGAGCTGCTCGCCGCCGACGTGCCGATCACCTGGCAGGACGTGCTCGACCACAGCGCGGACGCCGTGGTCGTGGGCCGCCCGCACATCGCCGACGCGCTCGTCGCGCGGGGCGTCGTGCCGGACCGGTCCGCGGCGTTCGCGCACCTCCTGCGCTCGGACGGCCCGTACCACGTGCCCCACTACGCCCCGTCGGCGGTGAGAGCGGTCCGCGCGATCCGCGCCGCGGGCGGGGTGCCGGTCTTCGCCCACCCGGGCGCCGACGCGCGCGGACGGGTCGTCCCGGACGAGGTGTTCGACGAGCTCGCCGCCGCCGGGCTCGCGGGGCTGGAGATCCACCACCGCGACCACTCGCCCGCGCAGGTCGAGCGCCTGACGGCGATCGCCGAGCGGCTCGGGCTGCTCGTCACGGGGTCGAGCGACTACCACGGTGACGGGAAGGTCAACCGGCTGGGGGAGAATCTCACCGAGCCGCACGTCCTGGCGGCGATCGTGGAGCAGGGGCGGTTGCCGGTGCTCGGAGGGTAA
- a CDS encoding MarC family protein translates to MSNVLDVHLFASVFITLFVIMDPPGTVPIFLGLTSAMSRVQRNRAARQAVAVAFGVVVAFALFGQSLLSYMHVSLPALQASGGLLLLLVAMELLTGKMEEPQPSGNTNVNVALVPLGTPLLAGPGAIVATMVFVTQSDGTTADWVAIALGVLAVHICLYLAMRFANVIHRVLGESGTILVTRIAGLLLAAIAVQLVADAVEAFIKAA, encoded by the coding sequence GTGTCGAACGTGCTCGACGTGCACCTGTTCGCGTCGGTGTTCATCACGCTGTTCGTCATCATGGACCCCCCGGGGACCGTCCCGATCTTCCTCGGGCTGACGAGCGCCATGTCCCGGGTGCAGCGCAACCGCGCCGCCCGGCAGGCCGTCGCCGTCGCGTTCGGCGTCGTCGTCGCGTTCGCCCTGTTCGGGCAGTCGCTGCTCAGCTACATGCACGTGTCGCTGCCCGCGCTGCAGGCGTCCGGCGGTCTGCTGCTGCTGCTCGTCGCGATGGAGCTGCTCACCGGCAAGATGGAGGAGCCGCAGCCGTCGGGGAACACCAACGTCAACGTCGCGCTCGTCCCGCTCGGCACGCCGCTGCTCGCCGGGCCGGGTGCGATCGTCGCGACCATGGTCTTCGTGACCCAGTCCGACGGGACCACGGCCGACTGGGTGGCCATCGCGCTCGGCGTCCTCGCGGTCCACATCTGCCTCTACCTCGCCATGCGGTTCGCGAACGTCATCCATCGCGTGCTGGGGGAGTCGGGCACGATCCTCGTCACCCGCATCGCGGGTCTGCTCCTCGCGGCGATCGCGGTCCAGCTCGTCGCCGACGCCGTCGAGGCGTTCATCAAGGCCGCCTGA
- a CDS encoding DEAD/DEAH box helicase yields MTTTDPGTTVDSPDTPDTSAASALAAPMTRPLRSTYSSVQAVDASFADFDVRPEIVQALADAGISHPFPIQAMTLPVALSRHDIIGQAKTGTGKTLGFGVPLLHAVVAPGEEGYDRLPAAGKPQALVVVPTRELAVQVAGDLATASARRTVRVVQVYGGRAYEPQIEALAKGVDVVVGTPGRMIDLLKQRHLDLTHVRTVVLDEADEMLDLGFLPDVETLLAATPASRHTMLFSATMPGAVVAMARRYMTQPTHIRAADPDDDGSQTVKNIKQVVYRAHALDKVELLARILQANGRGLTIVFARTKRTAAKVADDLVERGFAAGALHGDLGQGAREQALRAFRHGKVDVLVATDVAARGIDVEDVTHVVNYQCPEDEKTYLHRTGRTGRAGNKGTAVTFVDWDDMPRWSLIDKALGLGIPEPVETYSSSPHVYSDLDIPEGVKGRLPKAQQTRAGLAAEAIEDLGETGKRGGGAGARTGSAGSRGRGGEQRGGEQRGGQLRRDDEGAREGGRRRRRGGRGGSGEGAATSEGGEPTERPQDGADATGTEGAESASGGARRSRSRNRRRTRGGRPVEGGAAPSAPADA; encoded by the coding sequence GTGACGACGACCGACCCCGGCACCACCGTCGACTCCCCCGACACCCCCGACACCTCCGCGGCCAGCGCGCTCGCCGCGCCCATGACGCGCCCGCTGCGCTCCACGTACTCGTCGGTGCAGGCCGTCGACGCGTCCTTCGCGGACTTCGACGTCCGCCCCGAGATCGTCCAGGCGCTCGCCGACGCGGGCATCTCGCACCCGTTCCCGATCCAGGCCATGACGCTGCCCGTCGCGCTGTCGCGGCACGACATCATCGGCCAGGCCAAGACGGGCACCGGCAAGACCCTCGGCTTCGGCGTCCCGCTGCTCCACGCGGTCGTCGCGCCCGGCGAGGAGGGCTACGACCGCCTCCCGGCCGCCGGCAAGCCGCAGGCGCTCGTCGTGGTGCCGACCCGTGAGCTCGCGGTGCAGGTGGCCGGCGACCTCGCGACCGCGTCCGCGCGCCGGACCGTGCGCGTCGTCCAGGTGTACGGCGGTCGCGCGTACGAGCCGCAGATCGAGGCGCTCGCCAAGGGCGTCGACGTCGTCGTCGGCACGCCGGGCCGCATGATCGACCTGCTCAAGCAGCGCCACCTCGACCTCACCCACGTGCGCACGGTCGTGCTCGACGAGGCCGACGAGATGCTCGACCTCGGCTTCCTGCCCGACGTCGAGACGCTGCTCGCCGCGACCCCCGCGTCGCGCCACACGATGCTGTTCTCCGCGACCATGCCCGGCGCGGTCGTCGCGATGGCGCGCCGCTACATGACGCAGCCGACGCACATCCGCGCGGCCGACCCGGACGACGACGGCAGCCAGACCGTCAAGAACATCAAGCAGGTCGTCTACCGCGCGCACGCGCTCGACAAGGTCGAGCTGCTCGCGCGCATCCTCCAGGCGAACGGCCGCGGCCTGACGATCGTGTTCGCGCGGACCAAGCGGACCGCCGCGAAGGTCGCCGACGACCTCGTCGAGCGCGGGTTCGCCGCGGGCGCGCTGCACGGCGACCTCGGCCAGGGCGCGCGCGAGCAGGCGCTGCGCGCGTTCCGCCACGGCAAGGTGGACGTGCTGGTCGCGACCGACGTCGCCGCGCGCGGCATCGACGTCGAGGACGTCACGCACGTCGTCAACTACCAGTGCCCCGAGGACGAGAAGACCTACCTGCACCGCACGGGCCGCACCGGCCGCGCGGGCAACAAGGGCACCGCGGTCACGTTCGTCGACTGGGACGACATGCCGCGCTGGTCGCTCATCGACAAGGCGCTCGGTCTCGGCATCCCCGAGCCGGTCGAGACGTACTCGTCGTCGCCGCACGTGTACTCCGACCTCGACATCCCCGAGGGCGTCAAGGGTCGCCTGCCGAAGGCGCAGCAGACCCGCGCGGGCCTCGCGGCCGAGGCGATCGAGGACCTCGGCGAGACCGGCAAGCGCGGCGGCGGCGCCGGTGCGCGGACCGGGAGCGCCGGATCGCGCGGGCGCGGCGGCGAGCAGCGCGGCGGCGAGCAGCGTGGCGGTCAGCTGCGTCGCGACGACGAGGGTGCCCGCGAGGGCGGCCGTCGTCGTCGGCGCGGTGGCCGCGGCGGCTCGGGCGAGGGCGCGGCCACGTCCGAGGGCGGCGAGCCCACCGAGCGCCCGCAAGACGGCGCCGACGCGACCGGCACGGAGGGCGCCGAGAGCGCGTCGGGCGGCGCGCGTCGCAGCCGGTCGCGCAACCGTCGCCGCACGCGCGGCGGCCGTCCGGTCGAGGGTGGCGCCGCTCCGTCGGCCCCGGCCGACGCCTGA
- a CDS encoding ferritin-like fold-containing protein produces the protein MTTHARPAGPDDASVATPGPSQADTVELLGLVAQLEQVAFARLAADAAEAPTADQRLQLSRFAAAAVTRRDTVLARIAELGADPVAAIAQFDHVLDDFDARTQPSTWWERLLKAYVGYGVADDFCRVAAAGLDEESRRVVLAVLDDAAHAELAVAELDAAGSDDGALSSRLALWGRRLVGEALGVVQRLLVQRPGLVRLVSSGTGDARVADEQQADGRTAPANPPTKLFGELTAQHTRRMSRLGLTA, from the coding sequence ATGACCACGCACGCACGCCCGGCCGGTCCCGACGACGCGTCCGTCGCCACCCCAGGGCCGTCGCAGGCCGACACGGTGGAGCTCCTCGGGCTGGTCGCCCAGCTGGAGCAGGTCGCGTTCGCGCGGCTCGCCGCCGACGCCGCGGAGGCCCCGACGGCCGACCAGCGGCTCCAGCTCAGCCGGTTCGCGGCCGCCGCGGTCACGCGTCGTGACACCGTGCTCGCGCGGATCGCCGAGCTCGGTGCCGACCCGGTCGCGGCGATCGCCCAGTTCGACCACGTGCTCGACGACTTCGACGCGCGCACCCAGCCCAGCACGTGGTGGGAGCGGCTGCTGAAGGCGTACGTGGGCTACGGCGTCGCGGACGACTTCTGCCGGGTCGCCGCCGCGGGTCTCGACGAGGAGTCCCGCCGGGTCGTGCTCGCGGTCCTCGACGACGCCGCGCACGCCGAGCTCGCCGTCGCGGAGCTGGACGCGGCCGGGTCCGACGACGGCGCGCTGAGCTCGCGGCTCGCGCTGTGGGGCCGCCGGCTCGTGGGGGAGGCGCTCGGCGTCGTGCAGCGGCTGCTCGTGCAGCGCCCGGGGCTCGTGCGGCTGGTGTCGAGCGGCACGGGCGACGCCCGGGTCGCCGACGAGCAGCAGGCGGACGGGCGCACCGCCCCCGCCAACCCGCCGACCAAGCTCTTCGGCGAGCTCACCGCGCAGCACACGCGCCGGATGTCGCGGCTCGGCCTCACCGCCTGA
- a CDS encoding DUF3107 domain-containing protein, translated as MEITIGVQNLPREIVLETDQTADEVAAAVAAALDGKTVLELHDTRGRRVIVPTSTLGYVEIGSETKARVGFGSI; from the coding sequence GTGGAGATCACGATCGGCGTGCAGAACCTGCCGCGGGAGATCGTCCTGGAGACCGACCAGACCGCTGACGAGGTCGCGGCGGCCGTCGCCGCCGCGCTGGACGGCAAGACGGTGCTGGAGCTGCACGACACGCGCGGTCGTCGGGTGATCGTCCCGACGTCCACGCTGGGCTACGTGGAGATCGGCTCCGAGACGAAGGCCCGCGTGGGTTTCGGCAGCATCTGA
- a CDS encoding TetR/AcrR family transcriptional regulator: MTDGTDGSPPRPRSPRMARDERRAQVLRIAQDLFSSEGFHHVSMDDIADRAEVSKPVLYRHFPSKLDLYLAVVDQCGSDLLAAVEEAVAPLEAGPVQRGAGRDVIAAIVRAYIDFVDVAGESSTLLFESDVTHDADVRARVEHASSEAARRIARVLSQVTGLADDASATLAVSLIAMAQGAATHRLRTTPVADAGLTAELVTQLAWGGVAGLVRPDFVYEDA, translated from the coding sequence ATGACAGACGGGACCGACGGCTCGCCCCCCCGGCCGCGCAGCCCGCGGATGGCCCGCGACGAGCGGCGTGCCCAGGTGCTGCGCATCGCGCAGGACCTCTTCTCGTCCGAGGGCTTCCACCACGTCTCGATGGACGACATCGCCGACCGCGCCGAGGTCAGCAAGCCGGTGCTGTACCGGCACTTCCCCTCCAAGCTCGACCTCTACCTCGCCGTCGTCGACCAGTGCGGCTCCGACCTCCTCGCGGCCGTCGAGGAGGCCGTCGCCCCCCTCGAGGCGGGTCCCGTGCAGCGCGGCGCGGGTCGTGACGTCATCGCCGCGATCGTCCGCGCCTACATCGACTTCGTCGACGTCGCGGGCGAGTCCTCGACGCTGCTGTTCGAGTCCGACGTCACGCACGACGCCGACGTGCGCGCGCGCGTCGAGCACGCGTCGTCGGAGGCCGCGCGCCGGATCGCGCGCGTGCTGTCCCAGGTGACAGGCCTGGCCGACGACGCGTCCGCCACGCTCGCCGTCTCGCTCATCGCGATGGCGCAGGGCGCGGCGACGCACCGCCTCCGCACGACGCCCGTCGCGGACGCCGGTCTGACCGCCGAGCTCGTCACGCAGCTCGCCTGGGGCGGGGTCGCCGGGCTGGTCCGCCCCGACTTCGTCTACGAGGACGCCTAG
- a CDS encoding DUF3152 domain-containing protein, with amino-acid sequence MIPPEMPRPDERAPRAPGARPERPGARPARRRGVLLASLVAAGGLLLGAGTATLTLPTGSATDALRGALALSVSAGQVPGQGALVADDEQARGADTSRTAVRAPDPTPTFDPLLSADPPVVALPPGLTLGDVEAGLLSVDIPERGAGTFTVVPGTDPGPGTGRVRTIRVEVEDGLAVDGARFARTVMATLNDPRGWGADGSVSFARTDGPAEFRVTLASPESVDDLCAPLDTNGQVSCGRAGNAVLNLRRWVLATQELAGDKVTYRQYLVNHEVGHLLGHGHEKCPAPGARAPLMQQQSYKAAPCVPNPWPFP; translated from the coding sequence GTGATCCCGCCCGAGATGCCCCGTCCGGACGAGCGCGCCCCGCGTGCGCCCGGAGCCCGGCCGGAGCGTCCCGGCGCGCGTCCCGCCCGGCGTCGCGGGGTCCTGCTCGCCTCGCTCGTCGCCGCGGGCGGGCTGCTGCTCGGTGCCGGGACGGCGACGCTGACGCTGCCGACAGGCTCGGCCACGGACGCGTTGCGCGGTGCGCTCGCGCTGTCCGTCTCGGCCGGGCAGGTGCCGGGCCAGGGTGCGCTCGTCGCGGACGACGAGCAGGCGCGCGGCGCCGACACGTCCCGGACGGCCGTGCGTGCACCGGACCCGACACCGACGTTCGACCCGCTGCTGTCGGCGGACCCGCCGGTCGTCGCGCTGCCGCCGGGGCTGACCCTCGGCGACGTCGAGGCGGGACTGCTGTCGGTCGACATCCCCGAGCGCGGCGCCGGGACGTTCACGGTCGTCCCCGGCACCGACCCGGGACCGGGGACCGGCCGCGTGCGGACGATCCGCGTCGAGGTCGAGGACGGTCTGGCGGTCGACGGCGCGCGCTTCGCGCGGACGGTCATGGCGACGCTCAACGACCCGCGCGGCTGGGGCGCCGACGGGTCCGTGTCGTTCGCGCGCACCGACGGCCCCGCCGAGTTCCGCGTGACGCTCGCGTCGCCCGAGTCGGTGGACGACCTGTGCGCCCCGCTCGACACGAACGGTCAGGTCTCGTGCGGCCGCGCCGGCAACGCGGTGCTCAACCTGCGGCGCTGGGTGCTCGCGACGCAGGAGCTCGCGGGCGACAAGGTCACCTACCGCCAGTACCTCGTCAACCACGAGGTCGGCCACCTGCTGGGTCACGGGCACGAGAAGTGCCCGGCACCGGGCGCTCGCGCGCCGCTCATGCAGCAGCAGTCGTACAAGGCGGCGCCGTGCGTCCCGAACCCGTGGCCGTTCCCCTGA
- a CDS encoding ATP-dependent helicase — protein sequence MTTTPALRLVRPALADGPVRGPGSRVVLDDDQALAVDRAVRGDDRALLVLGAPGTGKTTVALETVVAAVSAGLAPEDVLVVSAGRRAAADLRDRLAARLRATSGRPLVQTAPAVAFAVLRSRAAHLGLVPPTLVSGAEQDLLLAELLAGHAAGEGARPAWPGDVPADVPTMRAFRDELRDLLMRAAERGLGPVDLAGLGERHARPEWTAAAQVYEEYLDVLELRSATPDLGARLDPAVVVEEAAQALLAWDDEVPGAVRPRWRLVVVDDHQESTSATARLLRVLADDGARLLLLADPDAAVQTFRGAAPALVGRAPVEGDGDGELGAATHVLRTVWRHGDALRDVTRRVTERIGSVGAVQHRRAQPRATTGADREPAAGADGSGLVRAAVLPSTAQEAAFVAHALRTAHLEDGVGWDEMAVVARSGAQVTALRRALAGASVPVTVVGSDVPLREEPAVRPLLEAVRVVVGDAELDPDVAARLACSPLGGLDAVGLRRVRRALRAEELASGGGRTSDVLLVEALGDPARVATLPSSVARPVARLAEVLAAGRRAAAEADADAQTVLWALWHASGLAEPWRRSALAGGVAGERADRDLDAVLALFRAAETFVDRMPRATPGAFADWLAAQDLPSDSIAAAARRQAVPVLTPAGAAGQEWDLVVVAGVQDGVWPDLRLRDSLLGAQRLVEVVAGRHVDGGDEGARAAEARAAVLADELRSFAVACSRARSRLVVTAVADADQQPSPFLDLVEPSDGDVDHRRTTVPAAADLRGLVAELRSRLEQAVVDGVDPDPALARTLARLARAGVAGADPAEWHGLATPSSDQPLWGPEERVPVSPSRLETAQRCALRWALEAAGGTAADSSGQTLGTLVHAIAQEHPRGTRAELAAELDRRWSELGLGDGWPARATRRRAEAMIDRLAGYLRDAGAPLLVEGEFTLRTDRAVVRGTVDRVELDPDAAADGGTGVRVVDLKTGATVPSKAKAATNPQLGAYQLAVDAGAFETLPPDAVSTGARLVYLGTGASATERHQEALGGEDDGPTWARTLVDEVADKMAASTFVATTNDLCDRCPVRRSCPVRTEGGQVVA from the coding sequence GTGACGACGACCCCCGCGCTGCGCCTCGTGCGCCCCGCCCTGGCGGACGGGCCGGTGCGGGGGCCGGGCAGCCGGGTCGTCCTCGACGACGACCAGGCGCTCGCGGTCGACCGTGCCGTGCGCGGCGACGACCGGGCGCTGCTCGTCCTCGGTGCGCCCGGCACGGGCAAGACGACCGTCGCGCTGGAGACCGTCGTCGCGGCCGTGTCCGCGGGCCTGGCGCCGGAGGACGTGCTCGTCGTGTCCGCAGGCCGTCGCGCGGCCGCGGACCTGCGGGACCGGCTCGCCGCCCGGCTGCGCGCGACGTCGGGCCGCCCGCTCGTGCAGACCGCACCCGCGGTCGCGTTCGCGGTGCTGAGGTCCCGCGCCGCGCACCTCGGGCTCGTCCCGCCGACGCTCGTGTCCGGCGCGGAGCAGGACCTGCTGCTCGCGGAGCTCCTGGCCGGGCACGCCGCCGGCGAGGGTGCGCGTCCCGCCTGGCCGGGCGACGTGCCCGCCGACGTGCCGACGATGCGCGCGTTCCGCGACGAGCTGCGCGACCTGCTCATGCGCGCCGCCGAGCGCGGGCTCGGCCCGGTCGACCTCGCCGGGCTCGGCGAGCGGCACGCGCGGCCCGAGTGGACGGCCGCGGCGCAGGTCTACGAGGAGTACCTCGACGTCCTCGAGCTCCGCTCCGCGACGCCCGACCTCGGCGCGCGGCTCGACCCCGCCGTCGTCGTCGAGGAGGCCGCGCAGGCGCTGCTCGCGTGGGACGACGAGGTGCCCGGCGCGGTGCGGCCGCGCTGGCGGCTGGTCGTCGTCGACGACCACCAGGAGAGCACGTCCGCGACCGCGCGGCTGCTGCGCGTGCTCGCCGACGACGGTGCGCGGCTCCTGCTGCTCGCCGACCCCGACGCCGCGGTGCAGACGTTCCGAGGCGCCGCTCCGGCGCTGGTCGGACGCGCGCCCGTCGAGGGTGACGGCGACGGGGAGCTCGGAGCCGCGACGCACGTGCTGCGGACGGTGTGGCGGCACGGCGACGCGCTGCGGGACGTCACGCGGCGGGTCACCGAGCGCATCGGCTCCGTCGGGGCGGTGCAGCACCGCCGCGCGCAGCCGCGTGCGACGACCGGTGCCGACCGGGAGCCGGCGGCGGGGGCCGACGGGTCCGGCCTCGTGCGTGCCGCGGTGCTGCCGAGCACCGCGCAGGAGGCCGCGTTCGTCGCGCACGCGTTGCGCACCGCGCACCTGGAGGACGGCGTCGGCTGGGACGAGATGGCGGTCGTCGCGCGGTCGGGCGCGCAGGTCACGGCCCTGCGCCGCGCGCTCGCCGGCGCGTCCGTCCCGGTGACGGTCGTCGGCAGCGACGTCCCGCTGCGCGAGGAGCCCGCGGTCCGGCCGCTGCTCGAGGCGGTACGCGTCGTGGTCGGCGACGCCGAGCTCGACCCGGACGTGGCCGCCCGGCTCGCGTGCTCCCCGCTGGGCGGCCTCGACGCGGTCGGTCTGCGCCGCGTCCGGCGCGCGCTGCGTGCGGAGGAGCTCGCGTCCGGCGGCGGCCGCACGAGCGACGTGCTCCTGGTCGAGGCGCTCGGTGACCCGGCCCGCGTCGCGACGCTCCCGTCGTCCGTCGCGCGCCCCGTCGCCCGGCTCGCGGAGGTGCTGGCCGCGGGGCGCCGCGCGGCCGCGGAGGCCGACGCCGACGCGCAGACGGTGCTGTGGGCGCTGTGGCACGCGTCGGGGCTCGCGGAGCCGTGGCGGCGGTCCGCGCTCGCGGGTGGCGTCGCGGGGGAGCGCGCCGACCGCGACCTCGACGCGGTGCTCGCGCTGTTCCGCGCCGCCGAGACGTTCGTCGACCGCATGCCGCGCGCGACGCCCGGCGCGTTCGCCGACTGGCTCGCCGCGCAGGACCTGCCCTCGGACTCGATCGCCGCCGCCGCGCGTCGTCAGGCCGTGCCCGTGCTCACCCCCGCGGGCGCCGCGGGCCAGGAGTGGGACCTCGTGGTCGTCGCCGGCGTGCAGGACGGCGTCTGGCCCGACCTCCGGCTGCGGGACTCGCTGCTGGGGGCGCAGCGCCTCGTCGAGGTCGTGGCCGGCCGCCACGTCGACGGTGGCGACGAGGGTGCCCGCGCCGCCGAGGCACGTGCCGCCGTCCTCGCCGACGAGCTGCGCTCCTTCGCGGTCGCGTGCTCGCGCGCGCGGTCGCGGCTGGTCGTCACGGCGGTCGCGGACGCCGACCAGCAGCCCTCGCCCTTCCTCGACCTCGTCGAGCCGTCGGACGGCGACGTGGACCACCGCCGCACGACGGTCCCCGCAGCCGCCGACCTGCGCGGGCTGGTCGCCGAGCTGCGCTCGCGGCTCGAGCAGGCGGTCGTCGACGGCGTCGACCCGGATCCCGCGCTCGCGCGCACGCTCGCCCGGCTCGCGCGCGCGGGCGTCGCCGGCGCCGACCCCGCCGAGTGGCACGGACTCGCCACGCCGTCGAGCGACCAGCCGCTCTGGGGGCCGGAGGAGCGCGTCCCGGTGTCGCCGTCCCGGCTGGAGACGGCGCAGCGGTGCGCGCTGCGCTGGGCGCTCGAGGCCGCGGGAGGGACCGCTGCCGACTCCAGCGGGCAGACGCTCGGCACGCTCGTCCACGCCATCGCGCAGGAGCACCCGCGCGGCACACGGGCCGAGCTCGCCGCCGAGCTGGACCGGCGCTGGTCGGAGCTCGGCCTGGGCGACGGCTGGCCCGCGCGGGCGACCCGGCGGCGCGCCGAGGCGATGATCGACCGCCTCGCCGGGTACCTGCGCGACGCGGGTGCGCCGCTGCTGGTCGAGGGCGAGTTCACGCTGCGCACCGACCGCGCCGTCGTGCGCGGCACCGTCGACCGCGTCGAGCTCGACCCCGACGCGGCCGCCGACGGCGGCACCGGCGTCCGTGTCGTGGACCTCAAGACCGGCGCGACCGTCCCGAGCAAGGCGAAGGCCGCGACCAACCCGCAGCTCGGCGCCTACCAGCTCGCGGTCGACGCGGGCGCGTTCGAGACGCTGCCGCCCGACGCCGTGAGCACGGGCGCGCGGCTCGTGTACCTCGGCACGGGCGCGTCGGCGACCGAACGGCACCAGGAGGCGCTCGGGGGCGAGGACGACGGCCCGACGTGGGCGCGCACGCTCGTCGACGAGGTCGCCGACAAGATGGCCGCGTCCACGTTCGTCGCGACCACCAACGACCTGTGCGACCGCTGCCCGGTCCGCCGGTCGTGCCCGGTGCGCACCGAGGGCGGGCAGGTGGTCGCGTGA